One Paralichthys olivaceus isolate ysfri-2021 chromosome 8, ASM2471397v2, whole genome shotgun sequence genomic region harbors:
- the LOC109627294 gene encoding uncharacterized protein isoform X2: MEVQDRSRSPSRKTSRVEQVVGRWLRRSRDLGSRSHSLTRDRVAVNGKSAESSGSDQRNYPFRFNIQIPRDPTLNSYGLTLSPQAPILVQEVQPGGPADGRLIPGDQLVKINNVAVDDLTPEQAVEIIRECQDTLTMTVLRTMLGPKSSFITPEKRAKLRSNPVKVHFAEEVEVNGHCQGNSLLFLPNVLKVYLENGQTKAFKFEPSTTVKDIVMTLKEKLSLSRIELFSLVLEQKHSISKLLLLHDEEQIQQVVQKKEAHDYRCLFRICFMPKNLQTLLQEDPTAFEYLYLQGVNDVLQERFAVEMRCNTALRLAALHIQERLASCGQSSKTNLKVITKTWGIENFVSSTLLRNMREKDLRKAICYHMKKSQSQHDPKQRGASVDQARINYLEELAELKSFGGKSFSATMMLQDRESMVTLLVGARYGVSQVVNHKLSILSTLTEFTCITRIELLPESDKVSLVKIYLQDIKPITLLLESVAAKDMSCLIAGYCRVFVDPSLNIFPWIDDPRKHRVSAEEGYVSRCGSNSDDSSDLDMEPLVSLVSFNEKPCPRVRSSSDPDGRKRKDRRRNKDREKGAKSWEDKKLKQNEEKDADTEKEKSLPDNNKEDKTENTEHQEETEGAQDGGPIQIEVADNDSQEQQEKMGEEVKVGVGEEVQLAEEQPSISEPSDSCQTDSRVLTSPSSDSLDALEEDDLLMCSSSSSLLNVPSQSYSHIHSSLQLNPYSHRHVQPHLLAPPPPHSHPLIHLTSQDRGESRCRRSGDGADPQLIAPVLTSQSLHHAQKCSSNLCSDESSLCFAELSRLVDFLPSPPEASEEDEDEEEELRRRRDMYKEMDQSVRRAGEGGSSDARCYYKLCSSITPDSAPSLPRPLYHNEGEDCEEVDGDECKAEELEPIPILQPPPGFGDSSSDEEFFDARDRFTSPEDPTSGALPRDISTEMKLDLLSTLSLSDIRMTHGDKAGRTTVDNRGGEEKGGGGETLFQLRKRSRKRRSFMETNYTSMVSYPEPDPESKQDPVSNGLPINLLAEASDAQMLSSDPEPSEQTQNPSPTVSSLTHSEGEPAQLESKPILSKTCSHGPGSPSASGSHEPTKEPQPSSRTKTQEMEMEPDTMESKSVTDMVMATSPTITVVRCRVDPDGKESADRRGDGKEEGEEQEEMGEGKEEEEMEETTDVSGKGPFTSHMFLPEIVKEVQKEEDMGEERIEVVKGNSSQRPLICPDKQLETNTLPTYLIESSNGFLGSHLTTQELNSSVEEYMFEGVRDKSYSPPPPPPSSPLPPVAVIHKSQRDCLVSKEDSSQNVGTSSKTSSEETPQNQTNKAQLHLQVTTSVNEDESIGVISSVMTPSDEVSDSTNSDNVFDDDEMSNSLISSSGDKKDDWSLASKHCIRSNYVTAGKGESQIRKKSPTSTEAHSSIHSVNSDYSRAINSITAKLGAATSITSPTFNSGIGSKQAVKHVNASCSNQNVDKPQSGSTTPSSDFKNCLASPSLVKANTDMIHDLSKQPPSPTHFRFQACSPSIMGRLSASTLRGKIQNLPLYLSRSQETLHQTGVGNEAQSPAEDSSSNNVEIAIIVTDVHDVTQTIDSELGTTSETVDSDDSDTTVTGSEVDGEFFVETTPINSCRSGLEVKDVNCPLPVQTEPKPKQHHQLLHSIQNTPGPITEPPAPIVNSLERDTSGMTVDTPGPIKLAPEPNMVTTPGANPGYKINYQSPSFPPPIVVTTQNLNRAGLPFHSQSQTVKRTSSDRPLMGLCRPSEHNSDSAKTFSSGCRMFTICEDPSQTKTPAELGTTTPLKSEFGCTSVLTSGCESVVEGVQVPLDTCGCPVVYTNCFSGGDSFDDELTVYEFSCRSQSSGVTQTSGAVLPLMTSPPVPSFLSSSSTHSPSFPRSILFSSSTSELSPLLSPLSDTSDCFPSQSHKDIISRLGQQRNLEPPAGFQELRVDVDQLLSILESTGSDRSVAGHGGRHPRDSCPAHFTENKRVLQMEARRLMSSCQKVVGTGQSPAEMLRSLEDSFRTLVKLASICLWFSGCDRCDRRNVEAIAGLADVARSFRDFCLAAERASSKRSCQDLSTKLLAKQCTALTASVFCFTQLFRTLTAL, translated from the exons ATGGAGGTGCAGGACAGGAGCCGCTCCCCATCCCGTAAGACCAGCCGGGTAGAGCAGGTGGTGGGACGATGGCTGAGACGGTCTCGAGACTTAGGCAGCAGGTCTCACTCCCTGACCAG AGACCGGGTTGCAGTGAATGGGAAGAGTGCAGAGTCCAGTGGCTCGGATCAGAGGAATTACCCATTTCGTTTCAATATTCAGATTCCACGGGACCCCACCCTCAACTCTTATGGCCTCACGCTCTCCCCCCAAGCCCCCATCCTGGTACAAGAGGTCCAGCCAG GTGGTCCTGCAGATGGCCGGCTCATCCCTGGCGACCAGCTTGTGAAGATCAATAACGTCGCTGTCGATGACCTGACCCCAGAGCAAGCTGTTGAAATAATCAG GGAGTGTCAAGATACGTTGACAATGACTGTCCTCAGAACAATGCTG ggCCCAAAGTCATCATTCATCACACCGGAGAAGAGGGCCAAGCTCAGGTCCAACCCTGTGAAAGTTCACTTTGCAGAGGAGGTGGAAGTAAATGGGCACTGTCAG GGTAACTCGCTGCTCTTCCTGCCTAATGTTCTGAAGGTTTATCTGGAGAACGGGCAGACCAAGGCCTTTAAATTTGAACCCAGCACCACAGTCAAG GACATTGTGATGACACTGAAGGAAAAGCTTTCTCTGAGCCGTATTGAACTCTTCTCCCTGGTGCTGGAGCAGAAGCACAGCATCAGCAAACTACTGCTGCTACACGACGAGGAGCAGATTCAGCAG gtggtCCAGAAGAAAGAGGCCCATGACTACAGGTGTCTCTTCCGCATTTGTTTCATGCCCAAAAACCTCCAGACTCTCCTGCAGGAGGATCCCACAGCCTTCGAATACCTCtacctgcag GGAGTGAATGATGTGCTACAAGAGCGTTTTGCTGTAGAGATGAGGTGTAACACTGCCTTGCGACTCGCTGCCCTGCACATCCAGGAGAGGTTGGCGAGCTGTGGACAGTCATCAAAGACCAACCTGAAAGTCATCAC GAAGACGTGGGGCATTGAGAACTTTGTGTCATCCACATTGTTGAGGAACATGCGAGAGAAAGATCTGAGGAAGGCCATCTGCTACCACATGAAGAAGAGCCAATCGCAGCACGATCCCAAGCAGAGGGGCGCTTCAGTCGATCAGGCTCGAATAAACTACCTGGAGGAGCTGGCAGAACTCAAGTCATTTGGAGGCAAATCCTTCAGTGCCACCATGATG CTCCAGGATAGGGAGTCTATGGTGACCCTGCTGGTGGGGGCACGGTATGGGGTTAGCCAGGTGGTCAACCACAAGCTTAGCATCCTGTCCACCCTTACAGAATTCACCTGCATCACACGCATTGAGCTGCTGCCTGAATCAGACAAGGTCAGCCTGGTCAAAATATACCTGCAGGACATTAAG CCCATCACATTGCTGTTGGAGTCAGTGGCAGCCAAAGATATGTCCTGCCTAATAGCAGGGTACTGTCGAGTTTTTGTTGACCCCAGCCTCAACATCTTTCCCTGGATAGATGACCCCAGGAAGCACAGAGTGTCCGCTGAGGAAG GTTATGTCTCCCGCTGTGGCAGCAACTCAGATGACTCCTCAGACCTGGACATGGAACCACTAGTCAGCCTGGTGTCTTTCAACGAGAAACCATGTCCCCGTGTCAGATCCTCCTCTGATCcagatggaagaaaaagaaaagacagaaggagaaaCAAAGATAGGGAAAAGGGAGCGAAATCTTGGGaagataaaaaactaaaacaaaatgaagaaaaagatgCTGACACTGAAAAGGAAAAGTCTCTGCCCGATAACAATAAAGAGGATAAGACTGAAAACACTGAGCACCaagaggagacagaaggagCGCAGGATGGTGGCCCAATCCAGATTGAAGTAGCAGACAATGACTCACaagaacaacaggaaaaaatgGGGGAAGAGGTGAAGGTTGGGGTTGGAGAAGAAGTGCAATTAGCAGAGGAACAACCGTCCATATCAGAACCATCAGATTCTTGTCAAACAGACTCTCGTGTCCTCACCAGCCCCTCTAGCGATTCCCTTGATGCTTTGGAGGAAGATGATTTACTGAtgtgttcctcttcctccagcctCCTCAATGTTCCCTCACAAAGTTATTCACACATCCACTCTTCCCTTCAGCTTAATCCTTATTCTCATAGACATGTCCAGCCTCACCTACTcgccccacccccacctcactCCCACCCCCTCATCCACCTCACAAGTCAGGACAGGGGAGAAAGCCGCTGCAGGAGGTCAGGCGATGGAGCAGATCCTCAACTAATCGCACCTGTCTTAACCTCTCagagccttcaccacgcccaaaAATGTTCAAGTAACCTCTGCTCTGATGAGAGTTCCCTCTGCTTCGCTGAGCTCTCTCGCCTCGTGGACTTCTTACCGAGCCCTCCTGAGGCcagtgaggaggatgaagatgaagaagaggagttgaggaggaggagggatatGTATAAAGAAATGGACCAGTCAGTGAgaagagcaggagaaggaggaagc AGCGACGCTCGCTGCTACTACAAACTCTGCTCCAGCATCACCCCAGACAGCGCCCCTAGCCTACCCCGCCCACTGTATCATAATGAGGGAGAAGACTGCGAGGAAGTGGATGGAGATGAGTGTAAGGCTGaagagctggagccaatccccaTCCTCCAGCCACCTCCAGGCTTTGGAGACAGCAGCTCTGACGAGGAGTTTTTTGACGCCAGAGATCGCTTCACCTCCCCTGAAGACCCAACGTCAGGGGCCCTGCCTAGAG ATATTTCCACAGAGATGAAGTTGGACTTGCTCAGTACACTCAGCCTCAGTGACATTAGAATGACACATGGAGACAAAGCTGGAAGAACAACAGTGGAcaatagaggaggagaggaaaaaggaggaggtggagaaacaTTGTTCCAGCTTAGAAAAAGATCTCGCAAGCGTCGCTCCTTCATGGAAACCAATTATACCTCCATGGTGTCATATCCAGAGCCAGATCCAGAATCAAAGCAGGACCCTGTCTCCAATGGGCTTCCTATAAACCTTTTAGCAGAAGCTAGTGATGCCCAGATGTTGAGTTCAGATCCTGAACCTTCAGAACAAACCCAGAATCCTAGCCCgactgtctcctctctgactcaCTCTGAAGGTGAACCAGCTCAGCTTGAGTCAAAACCCATCCTGTCAAAAACCTGTTCTCATGGACCTggctctccctctgcctctgggTCCCATGAACCGACCAAAGAGCCACAGCCCTCCTCCAGGACCAAGACGCAAGAAATGGAGATGGAACCTGACACAATGGAATCCAAATCGGTTACAGATATGGTGATGGCTACATCACCAACTATTACAGTCGTCCGATGCCGGGTGGATCCAGATGGGAAGGAAAGTGCTGATCGGAGGGGTGATGgaaaggaggaaggggaggaacaggaggaaatGGGTGaggggaaagaagaggaagagatggaggagacgACAGATGTGTCTGGGAAGGGGCCATTCACTTCTCATATGTTTTTGCCGGAGATTGTTAAGGAGGtacagaaagaggaagacatgGGGGAAGAGAGGATAGAAGTAGTGAAAGGGAACAGTTCACAGAGACCACTCATATGCCCTGATAAACAATTAGAAACCAACACACTGCCAACATATTTGATAGAAAGTAGTAATGGCTTTTTGGGATCTCATCTAACTACACAAGAGCTAAACTCAAGTGTAGAGGAATATATGTTTGAAGGTGTGCGTGACAAGTCATACtcaccaccaccccctccacctTCTTCTCCTCTACCTCCTGTAGCAGTTATTCACAAATCCCAAAGAGACTGTTTGGTGAGTAAAGAAGACAGCAGCCAAAATGTTGGAACCTCAAGCAAAACCTCTTCTGAGGAGACACCACAAAATCAAACTAACAAAGCACAATTACATTTACAGGTCACAACCAGTGTTAATGAAGATGAATCTATTGGTGTTATTAGTTCTGTCATGACCCCAAGCGATGAAGTTAGCGACAGCACCAATTCTGACAATGTGTTCGATGATGATGAGATGAGTAATTCTTTAATTTCTAGTTCAGGTGACAAGAAAGATGACTGGAGTTTGGCTTCAAAGCACTGCATCAGATCTAATTATGTTACTGCAGGTAAAGGCGAGTCACAAATTAGGAAAAAGTCCCCAACCAGCACTGAGGCTCATTCGAGCATTCATTCAGTTAATTCTGATTATAGTCGTGCTATAAACTCCATCACAGCAAAGCTTGGAGCTGCAACTAGCATCACATCTCCTACCTTTAATTCAGGTATTGGATCAAAACAGGCTGTCAAACATGTAAATGCTTCATGCTCAAATCAAAATGTGGATAAACCCCAAAGTGGTTCAACCACTCCAAGTTCTGACTTTAAAAACTGTTTAGCTAGTCCTAGCTTAGTGAAGGCGAATACAGACATGATTCATGATCTCTCCAAACAGCCTCCCTCTCCGACTCACTTCCGCTTCCAGGCCTGTTCCCCAAGCATCATGGGCCGCTTATCTGCCTCAACACTTAGGGGGAAGATTCAGAATTTGCCCCTCTATTTATCGCGCTCCCAGGAAACCCTCCACCAGACTGGtgtggggaatgaagcccagaGTCCTGCtgaggacagcagcagcaacaatgtTGAGATAGCTATCATAGTTACAGACGTTCATGATGTTACACAAACTATAGATAGTGAACTGGGCACAACATCAGAAACAGTAGATTCAGACGATTCAGATACAACAGTTACAGGATCAGAGGTAGATGGGGAGTTTTTTGTGGAAACAACCCCAATAAACAGTTGTCGTTCAGGTTTAGAGGTCAAAGATGTAAACTGTCCATTGCCTGTCCAGACTGAGCCTAAACCCAAACAACATCATCAGCTCCTGCACAGTATCCAGAACACACCAGGACCGATAACCGAGCCTCCAGCCCCCATAGTGAACAGCCTCGAGAGGGACACTTCAGGTATGACAGTCGACACCCCTGGCCCTATAAAACTTGCTCCTGAACCGAACATGGTCACAACCCCAGGTGCCAATCCAGGTTATAAAATAAACTATCAGTCACCTTCCTTTCCCCCTCCAATTGTGGTGACCACACAGAATCTAAATAGGGCAGGACTTCCTTTTCATAGTCAGTCACAGACAGTAAAGCGGACCAGCAGCGACAGGCCATTGATGGGTCTTTGTAGACCTTCAGAGCATAACTCAGACTcagcaaaaacattttcctcaggctGCAGAATGTTTACAATCTGTGAGGATCCATCTCAAACAAAGACTCCAGCTGAGCTTGGGACTACCACACCCTTAAAGTCTGAGTTTGGCTGCACGTCTGTACTAACATCTGGATGTGAGTCTGTTGTGGAGGGGGTGCAGGTACCACTGGACACTTGTGGTTGCCCAGTGGTCTATACCAACTGCTTCAGTGGAGGGGACAGCTTTGATGATGAGCTGACCGTCTATGAGTTCTCTTGCCGCTCACAGAGTAGTGGTGTGACTCAGACGTCAGGAGCAGTTCTTCCTCTCATGACTTCTCCACCTgttccctcctttctctcctcttcctccacccaCTCTCCCTCCTTTCCACGCTCaatcctcttctcctcctctacctctgagctcagccctctcctctccccGCTGTCCGACACCTCTGACTGTTTCCCTTCTCAATCGCACAAGGACATCATTAGTCGTTTAGGTCAGCAGCGCAATCTAGAACCCCCTGCAGGTTTTCAAGAACTCCGTGTGGATGTGGACCAGCTCCTCTCAATTCTAGAGAGTACCGGTAGTGACCGATCAGTGGCAGGTCACGGAGGTCGTCACCCCCGGGACAGCTGTCCTGCTCACTTTACAGAGAACAAGCGGGTGCTCCAGATGGAGGCCCGGCGTTTGATGTCAAGCTGCCAGAAGGTAGTGGGGACTGGGCAGAGCCCCGCTGAAATGCTTCGCTCCTTAGAAGACAGCTTCCGAACCCTGGTGAAGTTGGCCAGCATATGCCTGTGGTTCTCCGGTTGCGACAGGTGTGACCGAAGAAATGTGGAGGCAATTGCTGGGCTGGCAGATGTGGCCCGCTCATTCAGGGACTTCTGTCTGGCAGCAGAGCGAGCCAGCAGCAAGCGCAGCTGCCAGGATCTGAGCACCAAGCTGCTCGCAAAACAATGCACAGCGCTCACTGCTTCCGTCTTCTGCTTCACTCAGCTGTTCCGCACCCTCACTGCACTATAA